From the genome of Dryobates pubescens isolate bDryPub1 chromosome 5, bDryPub1.pri, whole genome shotgun sequence, one region includes:
- the LOC128897235 gene encoding uncharacterized protein LOC128897235 translates to MAEDSPKRRKANFNEAETEVLIEQVLKHEQLLFAAGPGRASPGQKRKVWELIRHKVNPVAACPRDVEDLKKRWRDLKRRDRSKLCRLSQGCGPTGPAAALGLLLAPEEMPPAAAPPARRRQHQRAYGSLLPAEAVPIVGGIDTLELPGAIVGDIGFNDDPGPSHQSSLQKMNLKEEIVVKVVEPEESSEDMAVVPPSQEQQPFLGTSSGGFSGKVKAKTKAKTHVDQNEITEEDLLQIQQTQMQVIQSGFDSVNHNLRLLQQGMQDLSNSLSIMAHTLVAIKNVYVKNNTGPTTYATTSTQTAAGYLSPGSPQVSPAEDRGRMQVAGSSSRSSSCSSSSLSQEPGPSEFPRRPVRTIKKEHPNGCYYFCFADV, encoded by the exons ATGGCCGAGGACTCGCCCAAGCGGCGCAAGGCGAATTTCAACGAGGCGGAGACGGAGGTGCTGATCGAGCAGGTGCTGAAGCACGAGCAGCTACTCTtcgcggccgggccgggccgcgcctccccagggcagaagcGGAAGGTGTGGGAGCTGATCCGGCACAAGGTGAATCCTGTGGCCGCCTGCCCCCGCGACGTGGAGGATCTGAAGAAGCGCTGGAGGGACCTGAAGCGCCGCGACCGCAGCAAGCTCTGCCGCCTCTCGCAGGGCTGCGGGCCAacgggccccgccgccgccctcgGCCTCCTCCTGGCCCCCGAGGAGAtgccgcccgccgccgcgccgcccgcccgccgccgtCAACACCAGCGCGCCTACGGCTCCCTTTTGCCCGCCGAGGCCGTGCCCATCGTGGGCGGTATCGACACGCTGGAGTTGCCCGGCGCCATCGTGGGGGACATCG GGTTTAATGATGATCCTGGCCCTTCTCATCAATCCAGTCTGCAGAAGATGAATCTCAAAGAAGAAATAGTAGTGAAAGTGGTAGAGCCAGAAGAAAGTTCTGAGGACATGGCAGTGGTTCCACCTAGCCAAGAGCAACAGCCTTTTCTGGGGACATCAAGTGGTGGTTTCTCTGGGAAagtaaaagccaaaacaaaagccaagacCCATGTGGACCAAAATGAAATAACTGAAGAGGACCTACTGCAGATTCAGCAGACCCAGATGCAGGTGATCCAGTCTGGCTTTGACAGTGTCAACCACAATCTTcggctgctgcagcaaggcatgCAGGATCTGAGTAACAGCCTCAGCATCATGGCACATACACTTGTTGCTATCAAAAATGTCTATGTGAAAAACAACACTGGTCCAACCACATATGCCACCACCTCTACTCAGACCGCAGCTGGGTACCTGAGCCCAGGTTCCCCGCAGGtctcccctgctgaggacagaggTAGAATGCAggtggctggaagcagcagcagaagcagcagctgcagctccagctctctgtccCAAGAACCAGGTCCTTCTGAGTTTCCTAGGCGCCCTGTGAGAACCATTAAGAAAGAACATCCAAATGGCTGCTACTACTTCTGCTTTGCAGATGTGTAA